Part of the Vagococcus teuberi genome, TTATCATGGAACAAGTTAAGAAGTATTTAGAAGTGATAAAATCCTGGCTAATCAGGTTTGGTGCATGGTTAAAACCTCATTGGCAAACATTTCGAGTACATCAAAAAAGAATATGGAAGAAATACCATATCAATAAAATAATTTTATTAACAGCTTTAACAGTTGTCTTAGTCACAAGCATTTATCTGTTTTATTTAGCTAAGAGTATGAATGTTTCTGGGTTAAAAGCAGGATTGGAACAATCCACGACGATTTATGATAAAGACGGTGATGAAGCAGGTAAGCTTCGAAAAAATGGCGGAACGTTTGTAACGTTAGATAACATCTCACCGTATGTGGTAGATGCCTTGATTTCTACAGAGGACCGCCGCTTTTATCAGCATAAAGGATACGATGTGAAAGGGATTCTAAGAGCCGCAGCTAGAAAAGTGATTAGAAGAAATAATAGCGGTGGTGGTGGGAGTACTATCACACAGCAGTTAGCAAAAAATGCCTTTTTAGACCAACAACAAACATATACGCGTAAAGCAAAAGAACTCTTTTTAGCAATAGAGTTGGAAAAAGAGTATTCAAAAGATGAAATTTTAGAAATGTACTTAAACAAATCGTACTTTGGTAGTGGGGTTTGGGGAATTCAAGATGCATCAAAAAAATATTTTGGTAAAGATGCTAAAGATTTAACAATTGATGAAGCAGCTGTACTTGTCGGTGTGTTGAAAGGTCCTAGTTTATACAATCCGATTGATCATATGGATTATGCAGTCAATCGCCGTAACACAGTGCTATCTGTGATGGTTGATAATGGAAAATTAGATAAGGCTACGGCAGATGGTTTGATGAAAGAACCGATTTATTTAACGGATACCTATGTACCCGATAAGGAATCATATAAATATCCTTATTACTTTGACGCGGTCATTTCTGAAGCGACTGATAAAACAGGCTTAACAGATGCGGAAATTTCGAATGGCGGTTACAAAATATATACAGCTTTAGATCAAGTGTATCAACAAGGCATGGACAAAACGTTTGCAGATGATAGTTTGTTTCCTCCTGCAGCGTCAGACGGTGCCATTGTAGAAGGAACGTCTGTGGCGATTAACCCTAGCTCTGGTGGTGTGATGGGGATTATTGGAGGACGTGGTGAGTACACGTATCGTGGCTGGAATCGTGCGACTGATTCAAAATTATCGCCAGGGTCTACGATGAAACCTCTATCTGTTTATACGCCAGCTTTAGAAGCAGGATACAAACCAGATGATATGTTAAAAGATGAAGAGTTATCTTATTATGATGTGCATAACTTCTCTCGCACATATAGTGGTGAAACATCTATGACGAATGCCTTGATACATAGTTTAAATGCTCCAGCAGTTTGGTTAATGCATGAGATCGGCATTGATAGAGGATATAAAAAAGTTGAACAGTTTGGTATTAAGCTAGACCAAGAAGATAAGTATTATGGACTTGCGTTAGGTGGGCTAACAAAAGGAGCTAGACCAATCGACATGGCAAGTGCATATACGGTATTTGCTAACGAGGGAGTTAGAAAAGAAACACATTTTATTACAAAAATTGAAGACTCACATGGTGTGATTATATATGAGAATCAAAAACCAAAATCAACACGTGTGACAACACCTGAAGTGGCTGAAGAGATGACAAGTATGCTTCAAGGTGTATATAGTTCAGGAACAGGAGCCGCTGCTCAGCCGTACGGTTATCAAATAGCCGGTAAAACAGGAACGACTGAAAATATAAATGCAGATGGTATGTCAAAAGATCAGTGGATGATTGGGTACACACCAGATGTGGTGGTAGCTACGTGGATTGGTTTTGATAAGAGTGGACCAGATCATTATTTACCAGGTAATGATAGTAGTTACATTTCAAATGTGTTTAGAACAGAGATGCAAAGTATACTGGGAGCCTCACCCAACACGCCGTTTCCAGTAAAAGACGCCACACAAACTGAAGAATATATTGGTAGCCAAGAAAATAACACGACGACTAATGGAAAACTAGACGGAATTGGTGATACATTAAATGATGTGGGTGGAAAAATCAAACAAGGTGCAGACACAGTAGGAGAAGGTATCAAAAAAGGTTTAGATAAAGTTGGCGAAGCTTGGCAAGGTATTTGGGACAGAGTAACCCAATAAGAGTAGGTTTTTTTAGCGAAACATGTTACAATATTAAGAGAATAAATTTCTATTAAAGGAGCATACATATGTCAAATAATATTTATGATAGTGCCAATCAAATCGAACGCGAAATTCGTCAAATGGATGAATTTTTAGCTTTAAGTAGTGCTTTTGATGCAGTAAAAGCTAATCAAGAAGCATTTGAATTATTTAAAGCATTCCAAGAACTACAAATGACCTTACAACAAAAACAAATGCAAGGTGAAGAATTTTCTGACGAGGATGCTCAAAAAGCACAAGAAATGGCAGAAAAAGTTCAAGGTGAAGCATTAATCCAAGATTTAATGCAAAAAGAACAAGCTTTTAGCATGATTGTTAATGACTTAAACCGCATCATTATGCAACCAGTTCAAGATTTATATACGTTAGATTAATCGACACAATGATGGGTGGTTAAGCAAGTGCTTAACCGCCTATATTTTTTATAGAACTTATTTTCTTTAATATGTGATGATAGTAAAAGGAGTGTGGCGCATGAAATTTATTCATATGGCAGATTTACATATAGATCAACCTTTTTCTGGGATTACTACAGAAGATGTAGCGTTCCAAAAAGAGATACAACAAATAAATTATAAGGTGTTTGAAGCAATTATTGATTTGTGTATTAAAAGTTCAGTCGATTTTTTATTAGTGGTAGGTGATACGTTTCATCAAGCAACATCATCAATCTATACACAAAAATTTATTATAGATCAGTTTAAAAAATTAGAAGAGCATCACATTACAGTGGTGATGTCTTTTGGCAATCATGATTACTATACTAAGAGTCGTTACTGGTTTGACTGGCCAGAAAATGTCGTACTTTTTGACAAAGAAGAAGTAACGACAAAAGTACTGACTTTAAAGAACGGTCAAAGTGTTTCGATTAGTGGGTTTTCTTATGAACATCAGTGGATTACTGACCAAAAGGCGTTGGAATTTCCTGAAAGAAGTACTGAAACGGATTATCATATTGGTTTTTATCATGGCGAAATTGGACAAGAAGGTAAGTACGCACCGTTTTCTTTATCACAATTAAAATCAACATATGATTATTGGGGATTGGGGCATATTCATAAGAGTGAAGAATTAATGGAAAAACCATTAACAATTTATCCTGGAACACCTCAAGGACATACAAGAAAAGAACGAGACACTAAAGGTGTTAGTTTTGTTGAAGTGAGTGGATCAAGTGTTTCTCAACGTTTTATTGATGTGAGTAAAGCAACATGGGTACAACAAGATATCTCATTAAAAGAAACAACAAGAGTAGAACAATTAGCAAAAATAGAAAAAGAAATTATAGCAGCTAGATACATGAAAGAAGTCACGTTATTAGTTGTGAAGCTAAGCCCATCATCAGAAGAAGGCATTAGTGAATTATTATTACACAAAGAAGAAATACTAAGCTACTTACAACGTCAACTACTACGCAAAACATCGTATTATATTTGGTTAGTAGATATTGTGATTGAACCAATTAAATCAAATCAATTAATTATGGGCTTTGAAGCGAGTTTAATTGATGATTTGTCTCAGCATTTTCTACAACGAAATGAGTTTTTCTCAGTCGCTAAGGACATTACCCAACAGCCAATTGTGGGGACTAATATAATATTTGATGAAGAAGACATTCAGCGGATTGTTGAAGAAAGTAGTCAGTTAGTAAAAGATAAAATGATTTTTAAAAATGGAGTAGGCCAATGAAAATAAGACGATTATATATAAATGGGTTTGGAAAATTTAATAATCAAGTCTTCAATCTTAAGGAAGATAATCAGCTCATTTTTGGTGACAATGAATCTGGAAAATCTACGCTTTATCATTTCATTCGCACGATTTTATTTGGGTTTCCTAAGAAAAGAGACATGGTACGTGATTTCACTCCAGTAGAAGGTGCAACGTATGGTGGTCATATTATTGTGGATCATCCTATTCATGGAGAGTTATATATCGAACGTTTCAAAGAAAAGAATAAAGGTCAAGCATATGTTAGATTAGAGGATGGTCGAGTAGGTGATGAGCACTTATTGATGTCGTTGATAACGCCACTAACGAAAGAAGTATTTGATGAAGTATTTAGTTTTCAACAAGAACAACTGATTGATCTAAATGAGTTGAATGAAGTGAGATTACAGCGTTTGCTCCTAACGGTTGGCTTGACAGGCAGTGAAAGGCTGACAGCTATTTCAAATGATTTTTTAAAGGATAGACAACAAATTTATAAGCCATCAGGTAGAATTCCTTTATTAAATCAACAATTGAAAGAATTTAATCGCTTAGAACAAAGCATTAGATTGGTTGAGGAACAGGAAAATACTTATCGTGCTAAATGGAATCGACGACTTGAGTTAGAAAAACTATTAGAAAAAGAGAAAAAAGAGCTTGAAGATAGTATGTCTCTTGAAAAAACATTACTGGAGCAACAAAAATATTTCCCACTTTATACTGAATGGCAGACGCTAAATCAAGAAACAGGTGGAAGTAGCACAGAACAAGCACCAAAAACGACAGTTAAAAGTGTGTCTGAAGCGTTGCAAGAATATAAATTCTTAACGAAAAAAGAAACGGAATTATTAGAAAATCAAAGTGATATCATTAAAGACATCACGCCAGCTGTTCAATTTTATCTTGAAAATCAAGAATTATTTGACCAATTGTTAGATGATCAATTAAGTGTTCAATCTATCAGTGAGCGTCAAGAAGTGTTGCAACAACAGTTGGATGCTTACACATCTAGTAAAAAAGAGTTGTACGATAAGTATCGTTTGTCAAATGCCTTACTTGATGTGGTGATTGAAGATAAAGAAGAAGAGTCGTTAAAAGAGCTAGCTGAAGCAGAGGAAGAGTTACTTAGAAAACAAGTCATTTTATCTAATGAAAAAAGTCGCTTGTCAATTAGACAACGAAATCTAGATAAAGAATTATCTAAATCAGAAAATCAGTTATCTATTCCATCAATGAGTCACTCAGAAGATGGTGAGATAGATGAGGCACCATTCTTTGATTCATTTACAATCAAAATGTTTTCTGGTTTGTCACTTGCGATTGCAGTCATGATGTTATTGTTGGCCATTGTTTTAGGATTGTCATGGTTGTACGTTATTGTAGCGGCATTTGTCGGTTTAGGTGTGTTTGGGTTTATTAAAGCAAATAAAGTACCCAAATATCATCCTGTAACACCTGAAGAAGCGAAGTCTATATATAAACAGCAACTAAATGAAGCCGATCAATTGGCTGATGAGTTAAATGATTTAGAAAAAAACTTAGCAATTTTCAATGAACAAGAAGCGTTAGTAAATAAACAAAAAGAACAATGGGTGACAGCTTATGGTTTCCCTATGGATGAAACAGTATCAATGTGGTTAACGACTTTACCAGTTTTTAGTCAATTACGCGATATCCAAAAAAATGAGCAAGAGATGACATTACAACTTGCAACAATTGATAAAGCCATTACGTCATATAAAGAGTCTCTTTCATTTGCCAAAGATTGGATTCCTTTAGAAGGTAAAAACATACGTGAGAGCTTTAAAGAAGTTAAACAATTTGCTGATACACAAAAAGAAGCCATCAACCGTTTGGAAGGTAGCGAAACAAATAATATCCAAAGTGAATTAGCTTCTATTAGACATCAAAAATCAGCTTGCCAAACATTGATTAATGAATTAACCAATCAGCATGAATCAACACCAATTGATGTAGCAAAAGAATGGTTAAATCGTCAAGAACAGTTAGGTCAAAATGCTAATCGTATTGATGAGTTAGAACGTCAATTAGAAAATGTGTTTGATTTGTCTAAGAATTATAACTTATTGTCAATTAATAAAAGTTTAATGAAATTAAAAGCGGAACAAGATGAGCATAAAGATCAAGAAAAGGCTTATCAAACCGAGTGGCAACAGATTGATTATGATATGAAACAAATGGAAAAAAATGGGTCATTGGATGATTTACGCCAAGAGAGAGCAACTCAATTATCTAAGATTGAAGAAATGACGGAACAATGGTTAACGCTACGTTTTTCTGAAGAATTAGTGCAACGATTATTCCAATATTTATCAGATCAACAGCTTCCAACGCTTTTAGGTACTGTCACAGGTTACTTCAATTTACTAACTAATAAAACGTATCACAAAGTTCTAGTTGAAGATGGTCAACTAATTATTGTAGACAATCATCAAAGGCAGTGGAAAATCGACCAATTATCAACAGGGACAAAAGACCAGTTGTATATGGCCTTTCGTTTAGCCTTTATTCACTTGCATAGTGAAGATTATGGCTCACCGATTATTATTGATGATGGTTGGTTGCACTTTGATGACACACGTAAAGTAACACTGTTTAAGTTATTAGATATGTTAGGTAAAGATAACCAAGTAATCTGTTTAACGTCTGATACAACCATGAGGGATTATTTTGAAACAAAAGATAAGTCTGTATTGGTTATTGGAAAGGAAGAAACAGCATGAAAAAATTGAGAGATTTAGTAGTAGATGAAACGTTTGAAACATTTGTTTTGCTCAAAACAGCAGATGTTCGAGTCGCTAGAAATGGTAAAAAGTTTATCGCGTTTACTTTTCAAGATAACTCAGGCACAATAGATGGCAAGTATTGGGGTGCGTCAGATGAAGACATTGCGACATTTACTACAGGAAATGTTGTGTTGTTAAACGGAAAGCGTGAACTTTATCAAAATATGCCACAAGTGAAAATTATGCATCTTCGTTTGGCTAAAGAAGGTGAGCCAACAGATCCATCATTATACATGGAAAAAGCACCGATTGATATTGATGAGATGAAGCAAGAATTCAATGATTATTTGTTAGATATTACGCAAGCAAAATGGCATCGAATTGTCCGTCATATTTTTAGTAAATATCAAAAAGAATTCTTTGATTATCCGGCTGCAAAACGTAATCATCATGCGTTTGCCGGAGGTCTTGCTTTTCATACATTAACGATGTTACGATTGGCAAAATCAGTGGCAAATGAATACTCTGAGTTGAATCCATCTTTATTATATGCAGGGGTGATGTTGCATGATTTAGGGAAAGTCCATGAACTGTCAGGGCCAGTTGCAACAGAGTATACATTAGCTGGTAATTTATTGGGACATATTGTCTTGATTGATGAGGAAATTACAACAGCATGTATTGAATTAAACATACCTGAATTAGATGAGGAAGTATTAGTTTTAAAACATGTGGTATTAGCTCATCATGGTCTGTTAGAATATGGTTCTCCTGTTAGACCGAAAATTATGGAAGCAGAAGTCCTACATCATTTAGATAATCTAGATGCGTCAATTCAGATGATGCTAGGTTCTTTAAAACAAATTAATCCAGGTGAGTATACTGAGCGTATTTTTGGATTAGATAATCGTAACTTTTACTTGCCAAATATATAAAAAACTTTTCAGCGTGGTTAGTTCTACGCTGAAAAGTTTTTATTTTGTCTTAATAATAATTATTTTGAGCTAATTCAAAGGCATCATGCATATCTTTAGGTGCCTTTTTACCATTAACTTTCTTAACTAGCTCACCTTGTAAAATGAGGCGGTGCTCACCTGAAGTATCACATGTGACTAATGTGACTTGTCGTTTTCCCGGAACGTCTTCGATGACGTCAACACGAGTTGGTTCAACGTACTCTTTCGTTGTGACTTTATATTCGTAAATATATTCTAAGTCGGTTAAATAAATAGAGGATCCTAATTCTACTCGAACTAGTGGTGCGAATAAAAGGGTTGGATCATACATATAATGACTTGCTAGAGCATAATTTCCATTACCCATTGTTTGGTCAGGTTTCATTGTTCCGGCACCGACTGAAATGACGTAATTAGACACACCTTTTAAAATTGGTAAATTTAAATCCACGCTAGGGATAGCGATTCCGCCAATAACATCTCCTACATCACGGCCACGAGACTTTGTTACCGTGTTAAAGTCTAAAGACTCAACTTGGTCAAAATCAAATGTTGCATCTTTCTTTTCATTTTTGACGACATCTTCTCGTGTAATTTTATTAA contains:
- a CDS encoding YlbF family regulator, encoding MSNNIYDSANQIEREIRQMDEFLALSSAFDAVKANQEAFELFKAFQELQMTLQQKQMQGEEFSDEDAQKAQEMAEKVQGEALIQDLMQKEQAFSMIVNDLNRIIMQPVQDLYTLD
- a CDS encoding metallophosphoesterase family protein, giving the protein MKFIHMADLHIDQPFSGITTEDVAFQKEIQQINYKVFEAIIDLCIKSSVDFLLVVGDTFHQATSSIYTQKFIIDQFKKLEEHHITVVMSFGNHDYYTKSRYWFDWPENVVLFDKEEVTTKVLTLKNGQSVSISGFSYEHQWITDQKALEFPERSTETDYHIGFYHGEIGQEGKYAPFSLSQLKSTYDYWGLGHIHKSEELMEKPLTIYPGTPQGHTRKERDTKGVSFVEVSGSSVSQRFIDVSKATWVQQDISLKETTRVEQLAKIEKEIIAARYMKEVTLLVVKLSPSSEEGISELLLHKEEILSYLQRQLLRKTSYYIWLVDIVIEPIKSNQLIMGFEASLIDDLSQHFLQRNEFFSVAKDITQQPIVGTNIIFDEEDIQRIVEESSQLVKDKMIFKNGVGQ
- a CDS encoding PBP1A family penicillin-binding protein; the encoded protein is MEQVKKYLEVIKSWLIRFGAWLKPHWQTFRVHQKRIWKKYHINKIILLTALTVVLVTSIYLFYLAKSMNVSGLKAGLEQSTTIYDKDGDEAGKLRKNGGTFVTLDNISPYVVDALISTEDRRFYQHKGYDVKGILRAAARKVIRRNNSGGGGSTITQQLAKNAFLDQQQTYTRKAKELFLAIELEKEYSKDEILEMYLNKSYFGSGVWGIQDASKKYFGKDAKDLTIDEAAVLVGVLKGPSLYNPIDHMDYAVNRRNTVLSVMVDNGKLDKATADGLMKEPIYLTDTYVPDKESYKYPYYFDAVISEATDKTGLTDAEISNGGYKIYTALDQVYQQGMDKTFADDSLFPPAASDGAIVEGTSVAINPSSGGVMGIIGGRGEYTYRGWNRATDSKLSPGSTMKPLSVYTPALEAGYKPDDMLKDEELSYYDVHNFSRTYSGETSMTNALIHSLNAPAVWLMHEIGIDRGYKKVEQFGIKLDQEDKYYGLALGGLTKGARPIDMASAYTVFANEGVRKETHFITKIEDSHGVIIYENQKPKSTRVTTPEVAEEMTSMLQGVYSSGTGAAAQPYGYQIAGKTGTTENINADGMSKDQWMIGYTPDVVVATWIGFDKSGPDHYLPGNDSSYISNVFRTEMQSILGASPNTPFPVKDATQTEEYIGSQENNTTTNGKLDGIGDTLNDVGGKIKQGADTVGEGIKKGLDKVGEAWQGIWDRVTQ
- a CDS encoding class A sortase encodes the protein MVILFLLGVALIFNNQIKNFLVKENTAQYKVNKITREDVVKNEKKDATFDFDQVESLDFNTVTKSRGRDVGDVIGGIAIPSVDLNLPILKGVSNYVISVGAGTMKPDQTMGNGNYALASHYMYDPTLLFAPLVRVELGSSIYLTDLEYIYEYKVTTKEYVEPTRVDVIEDVPGKRQVTLVTCDTSGEHRLILQGELVKKVNGKKAPKDMHDAFELAQNNYY
- a CDS encoding ATP-binding protein, which encodes MKIRRLYINGFGKFNNQVFNLKEDNQLIFGDNESGKSTLYHFIRTILFGFPKKRDMVRDFTPVEGATYGGHIIVDHPIHGELYIERFKEKNKGQAYVRLEDGRVGDEHLLMSLITPLTKEVFDEVFSFQQEQLIDLNELNEVRLQRLLLTVGLTGSERLTAISNDFLKDRQQIYKPSGRIPLLNQQLKEFNRLEQSIRLVEEQENTYRAKWNRRLELEKLLEKEKKELEDSMSLEKTLLEQQKYFPLYTEWQTLNQETGGSSTEQAPKTTVKSVSEALQEYKFLTKKETELLENQSDIIKDITPAVQFYLENQELFDQLLDDQLSVQSISERQEVLQQQLDAYTSSKKELYDKYRLSNALLDVVIEDKEEESLKELAEAEEELLRKQVILSNEKSRLSIRQRNLDKELSKSENQLSIPSMSHSEDGEIDEAPFFDSFTIKMFSGLSLAIAVMMLLLAIVLGLSWLYVIVAAFVGLGVFGFIKANKVPKYHPVTPEEAKSIYKQQLNEADQLADELNDLEKNLAIFNEQEALVNKQKEQWVTAYGFPMDETVSMWLTTLPVFSQLRDIQKNEQEMTLQLATIDKAITSYKESLSFAKDWIPLEGKNIRESFKEVKQFADTQKEAINRLEGSETNNIQSELASIRHQKSACQTLINELTNQHESTPIDVAKEWLNRQEQLGQNANRIDELERQLENVFDLSKNYNLLSINKSLMKLKAEQDEHKDQEKAYQTEWQQIDYDMKQMEKNGSLDDLRQERATQLSKIEEMTEQWLTLRFSEELVQRLFQYLSDQQLPTLLGTVTGYFNLLTNKTYHKVLVEDGQLIIVDNHQRQWKIDQLSTGTKDQLYMAFRLAFIHLHSEDYGSPIIIDDGWLHFDDTRKVTLFKLLDMLGKDNQVICLTSDTTMRDYFETKDKSVLVIGKEETA
- a CDS encoding 3'-5' exoribonuclease YhaM family protein, with the protein product MKKLRDLVVDETFETFVLLKTADVRVARNGKKFIAFTFQDNSGTIDGKYWGASDEDIATFTTGNVVLLNGKRELYQNMPQVKIMHLRLAKEGEPTDPSLYMEKAPIDIDEMKQEFNDYLLDITQAKWHRIVRHIFSKYQKEFFDYPAAKRNHHAFAGGLAFHTLTMLRLAKSVANEYSELNPSLLYAGVMLHDLGKVHELSGPVATEYTLAGNLLGHIVLIDEEITTACIELNIPELDEEVLVLKHVVLAHHGLLEYGSPVRPKIMEAEVLHHLDNLDASIQMMLGSLKQINPGEYTERIFGLDNRNFYLPNI